In a genomic window of Flavobacterium sp. KACC 22761:
- a CDS encoding DUF4173 domain-containing protein, with protein MKKHHIIFVCSFIFLLLFYREDPGLNWSIFGLVLTGFICYFFQDKFTERTHLVLVVTSVLSSLAFGWYGDAASFFAMALSILFLQFKTQENKLKIIQIFPLVILNGIASLGRIWIFKQWLPEKQIHNNFAKKLVAFVLIPAIFLGLFFVVYSFGSEHFSSLFTDYQLDIDVPQFLLLSIAGFYISFSFWNYWVPEVCYEKNELLDNEFKNIAEVKNQNTFSFLDLDFERKSGVITLLLLNLMLLIFIVTYNYEQFFEVVTAQASKLSAATHERVNSVILSILMAVGVIMFYFKGGFNFDKKATLLKTLAKIWIFLNGILIVSTIIKNSEYVSFFGLTYKRLGVYAFLVLAIIGLVYTFMKITKQKTNAYLVNQMVWYFYGTVLLCSYVNWGNLITNYNISVNKGVTTQFLSSLNFNDDARREYFQENHLDGGKTEMQREELIDFYQNSTFLSKALYYDFLTEKK; from the coding sequence ATGAAAAAACATCACATCATTTTTGTTTGCAGTTTTATTTTTTTACTGCTTTTTTATAGAGAAGATCCAGGGCTTAACTGGTCTATTTTTGGACTTGTATTGACGGGATTTATTTGTTATTTCTTTCAAGATAAATTTACTGAAAGAACACATTTAGTCTTGGTGGTGACATCAGTTTTGTCTTCTCTCGCTTTTGGATGGTACGGAGATGCCGCTTCTTTCTTTGCAATGGCGCTTTCAATTTTGTTTTTACAATTCAAAACACAGGAAAATAAATTAAAAATCATTCAGATTTTTCCGTTGGTAATCCTAAACGGAATAGCTTCTTTAGGACGTATTTGGATTTTCAAACAATGGCTTCCAGAAAAGCAAATCCATAATAATTTTGCTAAAAAATTGGTCGCTTTTGTTCTAATTCCGGCCATTTTTCTAGGATTGTTTTTTGTCGTTTATTCTTTTGGAAGTGAACATTTTTCTTCTCTTTTTACAGATTATCAATTAGATATTGATGTGCCGCAGTTTTTACTGTTGAGTATAGCGGGCTTTTATATTTCATTTAGTTTTTGGAATTATTGGGTTCCTGAAGTTTGTTATGAAAAAAATGAACTTCTTGATAATGAATTTAAAAATATTGCCGAAGTCAAAAATCAAAATACATTTTCATTTTTGGATTTGGATTTCGAAAGAAAAAGTGGTGTAATTACGCTATTATTGCTGAATTTGATGCTTTTAATTTTTATAGTAACCTACAACTACGAGCAGTTTTTTGAAGTAGTTACGGCGCAGGCTTCTAAATTGAGTGCTGCTACGCATGAAAGAGTAAATTCTGTTATCCTTTCAATTCTAATGGCGGTTGGCGTAATTATGTTTTATTTCAAAGGCGGATTCAATTTTGACAAAAAAGCGACGCTTCTTAAAACACTGGCTAAAATCTGGATTTTTCTAAACGGAATTTTGATTGTCAGTACGATCATTAAAAATTCTGAATATGTTTCATTTTTTGGACTGACATACAAACGTTTGGGGGTTTATGCTTTTCTTGTTTTGGCAATTATTGGTTTGGTTTATACTTTTATGAAAATCACAAAACAAAAAACAAACGCTTATTTAGTCAATCAAATGGTTTGGTATTTCTACGGAACTGTGCTTTTATGCAGTTATGTTAATTGGGGAAATCTAATTACTAACTATAATATCTCTGTAAATAAAGGAGTAACGACACAATTTTTAAGCAGTTTGAATTTTAATGATGATGCTCGTAGAGAATATTTTCAAGAAAATCATCTGGACGGGGGTAAAACTGAAATGCAAAGAGAAGAATTAATCGATTTTTATCAAAATTCTACATTTTTATCTAAAGCATTATATTATGACTTTTTAACTGAGAAAAAGTAA
- a CDS encoding winged helix-turn-helix domain-containing protein, giving the protein MGIIDKLNKDFESRVRLGIMSVLMVNDWVDFTEMKTLLNITDGNLASHASALEKSEYIEVKKEFVGKKPKTSYQVTALGRAAFKEHLSYLEKLMKS; this is encoded by the coding sequence ATGGGAATTATTGATAAACTAAATAAAGATTTTGAAAGCCGTGTCAGATTGGGTATTATGTCCGTTCTGATGGTTAACGACTGGGTAGATTTTACCGAGATGAAAACGCTTTTGAATATCACCGACGGTAATTTAGCGAGTCATGCCTCAGCGCTTGAAAAATCAGAATATATTGAGGTTAAAAAGGAATTTGTGGGCAAAAAACCAAAAACATCTTATCAGGTAACTGCTTTAGGGCGTGCGGCTTTTAAAGAGCATCTTTCCTACCTTGAAAAATTAATGAAATCTTAA
- a CDS encoding bifunctional 5,10-methylenetetrahydrofolate dehydrogenase/5,10-methenyltetrahydrofolate cyclohydrolase has protein sequence MQLLDGKKTSNDIKNEIAAEVQSIKAAGGKVPHLAAVLVGNNGASLTYVGSKVKSCQEIGFDSTLVALPETITEDELLAKIKELNEDDNLDGYIVQLPLPKHIDEQKILLAIDPDKDVDGFHPTNFGRMALEMESFIPATPFGIMELLERYKVETAGKHTVVIGRSHIVGRPMSILMSRKGNPGDSTVTLTHSRTKDLAEFTKNADIIITALGVPEFLKADMVKEGVTVIDVGITRVEDASNAKGYVIKGDVDFDGVSKKASFITPVPGGVGPMTIAMLLKNTLLARKMRSARNK, from the coding sequence ATGCAACTACTAGACGGTAAAAAAACATCTAACGACATTAAAAACGAAATTGCAGCCGAAGTTCAATCTATAAAAGCAGCTGGAGGAAAAGTGCCTCATTTAGCAGCAGTTTTAGTGGGAAACAACGGAGCAAGTTTAACTTACGTAGGAAGTAAAGTAAAATCATGCCAGGAAATTGGTTTTGATTCAACTTTGGTTGCTTTACCAGAAACGATTACAGAAGACGAGCTTTTAGCAAAAATCAAAGAATTGAATGAAGATGACAATCTTGACGGTTATATCGTTCAGTTGCCTTTGCCAAAGCATATCGATGAGCAAAAAATCTTATTAGCTATCGATCCAGACAAAGACGTTGACGGATTCCACCCAACAAACTTTGGTAGAATGGCGCTTGAAATGGAAAGTTTTATTCCGGCAACACCATTTGGAATTATGGAATTGCTTGAGCGTTACAAAGTAGAAACTGCAGGAAAACATACCGTTGTAATTGGAAGAAGCCACATCGTTGGGCGCCCAATGAGTATTTTAATGAGTCGTAAAGGAAACCCTGGAGATTCAACAGTTACATTAACGCACAGCCGAACTAAAGATTTGGCTGAATTCACTAAAAATGCCGATATCATTATCACAGCTTTAGGAGTTCCAGAATTCCTAAAAGCCGATATGGTAAAAGAAGGAGTAACCGTTATCGATGTTGGAATTACACGTGTTGAAGACGCTTCAAACGCAAAAGGATATGTTATCAAAGGAGATGTTGATTTTGACGGAGTAAGTAAAAAAGCATCATTTATTACACCAGTTCCTGGTGGAGTAGGGCCAATGACAATTGCAATGTTGCTAAAAAATACACTTTTAGCTCGCAAAATGAGAAGCGCTAGAAATAAATAA
- the ffh gene encoding signal recognition particle protein: MFDNLSDKLDKAFHILKGHGKITEVNVADTLKEVRRALLDADVNFKIAKDFTARVKDKAIGQDVLTTLQPGQLLVKLVKDELTELMGGDVAGVNLSGNPTVILMSGLQGSGKTTFSGKLANFLKTKKNKKPLLVACDIYRPAAINQLHVVGDQIGVEVYSEPENKNPVEIAQNAIKHAKANGFNVVIVDTAGRLAVDQEMMDEIARVHKAIQPQETLFVVDSMTGQDAVNTAKAFNDILNFDGVILTKLDGDTRGGAALSIKSIVNKPIKFVGTGEKMEAIDVFYPERMAERILGMGDVVSLVERAQEQFDEEEARKLQKKIAKNEFGFDDFLTQIQQVKKMGNMKDLVGMIPGASKAMKDVEIEDDAFKHIEAIIYSMTPGERSKPAIIDVKRKARIAKGSGTKVEQVNQLMKQFDQMSKMMKMMQGPGGKNLMKMMGGMKGMPGGMPR, encoded by the coding sequence ATGTTTGATAATTTAAGCGATAAGTTAGATAAAGCGTTCCATATATTAAAAGGACACGGTAAAATTACGGAAGTAAACGTTGCCGATACTTTAAAAGAAGTGCGTCGTGCATTGCTTGATGCCGATGTTAACTTTAAAATAGCTAAAGATTTTACAGCTAGAGTAAAAGACAAAGCAATTGGTCAGGACGTATTGACAACCTTACAACCAGGACAATTATTAGTAAAACTGGTAAAAGATGAGTTGACAGAATTAATGGGTGGAGATGTTGCTGGTGTTAACTTATCAGGAAATCCAACTGTTATTTTGATGTCAGGTTTGCAAGGTTCTGGTAAAACGACTTTTTCAGGAAAATTAGCAAACTTCTTAAAAACAAAGAAAAATAAGAAACCATTACTTGTAGCGTGTGATATCTACCGTCCGGCGGCGATCAATCAGTTGCATGTTGTGGGAGACCAAATAGGTGTTGAGGTTTACTCAGAACCAGAAAATAAAAATCCTGTAGAAATTGCTCAAAACGCAATCAAACATGCAAAAGCAAACGGATTCAATGTTGTTATCGTCGATACAGCAGGACGTTTAGCAGTAGATCAGGAAATGATGGACGAAATTGCTCGTGTACACAAAGCAATTCAGCCACAAGAAACTTTGTTTGTTGTAGACTCTATGACAGGACAAGATGCTGTTAATACAGCAAAAGCTTTCAACGATATCTTGAATTTTGATGGAGTTATTTTAACGAAATTAGATGGTGATACTCGAGGTGGAGCTGCGCTTTCAATCAAATCGATTGTAAACAAACCAATCAAATTTGTTGGTACTGGAGAAAAAATGGAAGCAATTGATGTTTTCTATCCAGAACGTATGGCAGAGCGTATTTTAGGAATGGGAGACGTTGTGTCTCTTGTTGAAAGAGCTCAAGAACAATTTGACGAAGAAGAAGCAAGAAAACTTCAAAAGAAAATCGCTAAAAACGAATTTGGTTTTGATGACTTTTTAACGCAGATTCAGCAAGTGAAGAAAATGGGTAACATGAAAGACTTGGTAGGAATGATACCAGGAGCTTCAAAAGCCATGAAAGATGTAGAAATTGAAGATGATGCTTTCAAACATATCGAAGCGATCATTTATTCGATGACGCCGGGAGAAAGAAGTAAACCAGCCATTATCGACGTAAAAAGAAAAGCCAGAATCGCAAAAGGTTCGGGAACTAAAGTCGAGCAAGTAAATCAGCTAATGAAGCAATTCGACCAAATGAGCAAAATGATGAAGATGATGCAAGGTCCAGGCGGAAAAAATCTGATGAAAATGATGGGAGGCATGAAAGGAATGCCAGGAGGAATGCCGAGATAA
- a CDS encoding MBOAT family O-acyltransferase has product MITIDSINNWFVKNVGSVTLEQAKSWFIYNPDEKLLFNTGLFLGLFLVFYFVYAFLRKTFYLRLTYVILFSLFFYYKSSGIYFLLLLLSSVVDYGLSQIIFRATKDSTKKIYLVISVILNLGLLGYFKYMNFMIATFNDMFHGNYQLHDIFLPVGISFYTFQSMSYIIEIYREEIKPTKNYIEYLFFVSFFPQLVAGPIVRAKDFLPQIYQKLNLSRQDVNNALFLIIGGLIKKTVISNYISVNFVDRVFDTPLSYTSFENLMASYGYAIQIYCDFSGYSDMAIGIALLLGFKLPVNFRTPYKSTSITDFWRRWHISLSTWLKDFLYISMGGNREGSFAGYLFPSLFFFGLLLWGITSYNTSVIPLIIAGVSILLFCLSFLLSSKKKQTLVTNLNLFTTMLLGGLWHGAGAQFIVWGALHGLALAIHKIFVELFPSKKDKKPNFLWRFFSILITFHFVVFCWIFFRARDFETALQVINNIGQLTFEPELWKTIVIGYKNVFGLMLFGYVWHFLPESFTNGMKSVFDKTPLLIKAVILGFVYWIVYATAVAGSQPFIYFQF; this is encoded by the coding sequence TTGATCACAATTGATAGTATAAATAATTGGTTTGTTAAAAATGTAGGTTCAGTAACCTTAGAGCAAGCTAAAAGTTGGTTTATTTATAATCCAGACGAAAAATTATTATTTAATACGGGTTTATTCCTCGGATTATTTCTGGTTTTTTATTTTGTGTATGCCTTTTTGCGCAAAACATTTTATTTGAGATTGACCTACGTTATTCTCTTTTCGCTTTTCTTTTATTACAAGTCAAGCGGTATTTATTTTTTGCTTTTATTGCTTTCCTCTGTAGTTGATTATGGTTTGAGCCAAATAATCTTTAGAGCTACAAAAGATAGTACTAAGAAAATATATCTTGTTATAAGTGTAATTCTGAATTTGGGATTGTTAGGTTATTTCAAATACATGAATTTCATGATTGCAACGTTCAATGATATGTTTCATGGCAATTATCAGCTTCATGATATTTTTCTTCCTGTTGGAATTTCGTTCTACACTTTCCAGTCGATGAGTTATATTATTGAGATTTATCGTGAAGAAATCAAGCCAACAAAAAACTATATAGAATATTTGTTTTTTGTTTCGTTTTTCCCGCAATTGGTTGCTGGACCAATCGTACGCGCCAAAGATTTTCTTCCGCAGATTTATCAAAAATTAAATCTTTCAAGACAAGATGTAAACAATGCCTTGTTTTTGATTATTGGTGGATTGATCAAGAAAACGGTAATTTCAAACTATATTTCTGTAAACTTTGTAGATCGTGTTTTCGATACGCCATTGAGTTATACTTCGTTTGAGAATCTAATGGCATCTTATGGATATGCAATCCAGATTTATTGTGATTTCTCAGGATATTCAGATATGGCAATCGGAATCGCTTTATTGCTTGGATTCAAATTGCCGGTCAACTTTAGAACGCCTTATAAATCAACTTCGATTACTGATTTTTGGAGAAGATGGCATATTTCGCTTTCGACTTGGCTGAAAGATTTCTTATATATTTCGATGGGAGGAAACCGTGAAGGTTCTTTCGCTGGATATTTATTCCCGAGTTTATTCTTCTTCGGATTATTGCTTTGGGGAATCACAAGTTACAATACCAGTGTAATTCCGTTGATTATCGCCGGTGTTTCGATTTTGCTTTTTTGTTTGTCTTTTTTGCTTTCCAGCAAAAAGAAACAAACTTTGGTAACCAATTTGAATTTGTTCACCACCATGCTTTTAGGAGGATTATGGCATGGAGCAGGAGCACAGTTCATTGTTTGGGGAGCTTTACACGGATTGGCTTTGGCAATTCATAAAATTTTCGTGGAGCTTTTTCCATCCAAAAAAGATAAAAAACCGAATTTCTTATGGCGATTTTTCTCTATTCTAATTACATTCCATTTTGTGGTTTTCTGTTGGATTTTCTTCCGAGCAAGAGATTTCGAAACAGCTTTGCAGGTAATTAATAATATTGGGCAATTAACATTCGAACCAGAACTTTGGAAAACAATTGTAATTGGTTATAAAAATGTATTCGGATTAATGTTATTTGGTTACGTTTGGCATTTCTTACCAGAATCATTCACAAACGGAATGAAATCTGTTTTTGATAAAACACCGTTGTTAATAAAAGCGGTAATTCTAGGTTTCGTTTACTGGATTGTTTACGCAACAGCAGTTGCAGGCTCACAACCTTTCATATACTTTCAATTCTAA
- a CDS encoding GDSL-type esterase/lipase family protein: MIHKVDSVVMEPISDGQIYNAQVLESVFKKFKENENNGNQKINIVHIGDSHIQGDLMTNEVRKKLQQQFGNGGRGLVFPYQLAKTNGSYNERFYSNRGWESYRNIYPVKNDPIGICGIGLWRDTGGFAVQLQVKDLAYKFNTIRIITPQNQNMFDLATSSQTNIIQSSERKVISHKIKKGEAISTIADKYNVSVTDIKKANGLKSNNIRAGRTLKIPTNEMKPKTIKSSEFVPLDIQADAFSHHYYSEKALDRIYLLPNKEASKFELNGIVLEKDAPGLIYSSIGVNGAKYSDYNKYPLFFEQLNALHPDLLVFSLGTNESYDHLEVEGYIKHLREFISNIKAQNINVPIIVMTPPPSLLRRKPNTYIRDYSKEILEIAQKEGFAVWDLYDEFGGMDGIRKLKTQGLIGPDWVHYSKKGYEKQGNLFAQALLKAYDNFKLKN, from the coding sequence ATGATTCATAAAGTCGATTCAGTAGTGATGGAACCTATTTCTGATGGCCAAATTTATAATGCGCAAGTATTAGAAAGTGTTTTCAAGAAATTCAAAGAAAATGAAAACAATGGAAATCAAAAAATCAATATCGTTCATATTGGAGATTCTCATATTCAGGGCGATTTGATGACTAATGAAGTGCGAAAAAAATTGCAACAGCAGTTTGGAAATGGAGGACGGGGTTTGGTTTTTCCGTATCAATTGGCAAAAACAAATGGTTCATACAACGAACGTTTTTACTCGAATCGCGGGTGGGAAAGCTATCGCAATATTTATCCGGTAAAAAATGATCCTATTGGCATTTGTGGTATTGGGCTTTGGAGAGATACTGGCGGTTTTGCAGTGCAGTTGCAAGTGAAAGATTTGGCTTATAAATTTAATACCATTCGTATTATTACGCCACAGAATCAAAATATGTTTGATTTGGCAACTTCATCTCAAACCAATATTATTCAATCTAGCGAGCGAAAAGTCATCTCGCATAAAATTAAAAAAGGAGAAGCCATTTCGACGATTGCCGATAAATATAATGTTTCGGTGACGGACATTAAGAAAGCAAATGGTTTGAAATCGAATAATATTCGTGCAGGAAGAACTTTAAAAATTCCGACTAACGAAATGAAGCCAAAAACCATTAAAAGTTCAGAATTTGTTCCGTTGGATATTCAAGCTGATGCATTTTCGCATCATTATTATTCTGAAAAAGCTTTAGACCGAATTTATTTGCTTCCAAACAAAGAAGCTTCAAAATTTGAACTAAACGGAATTGTTTTAGAGAAAGATGCGCCTGGTTTAATCTACAGCAGTATTGGTGTAAACGGAGCAAAATATTCAGATTATAATAAATATCCTTTGTTTTTTGAACAGCTAAATGCATTGCATCCAGATTTGTTGGTTTTTTCGCTCGGAACAAATGAAAGTTATGATCATTTAGAAGTTGAAGGATACATCAAACACTTGAGAGAATTTATAAGCAATATTAAAGCTCAAAATATCAATGTTCCGATAATCGTGATGACGCCGCCGCCATCTTTGTTGCGAAGAAAACCTAATACATATATTAGAGATTATTCAAAAGAAATTCTAGAAATCGCACAAAAAGAGGGTTTTGCGGTTTGGGATTTATACGATGAATTTGGAGGAATGGATGGAATCCGAAAATTAAAAACTCAAGGATTAATTGGTCCGGATTGGGTTCATTATTCTAAAAAAGGATATGAAAAACAAGGAAACTTGTTTGCGCAGGCACTTTTAAAAGCATACGATAATTTTAAATTGAAGAATTAA
- a CDS encoding SGNH/GDSL hydrolase family protein: MNTKSYFFQSFAIVALALVAFIGFKQILPDKIFSESKMNSKNVLIDSLLLEAVAKDSLGTNDSLDAIEDAEAKEEIVYENVEGIEFPSETFDNYKGYQYLISFYEKLYQLEKHPESNVRIAYYGDSMTDGDLIVQDVRTNYQERFGGNGVGFVPITSESAASRGSVKSTYSKNWKTQSYLNVKKPSSPFGVNGHVFFANDIANPTWVQYEAGTNKFSTTLDNPTLFYGRASKKGKVNFIIGKDTLKKNLVPNNLVNTLKVSSGHLKAFKANFVNADSIPIYGFNFDNGTGVHVDNFSQRGNSGLPISMFNANVMQRFNNNLKYDLIILHYGTNVLNYGTKNYNWYERGMTKTVNKIKESFPGVSILIVSTADKSTKYDLEMKTDSAVVPLMKSQKRYALETESGFVNLYTLMGGDGSMVKWVDETPARANKDYTHFNQRGAKAIGNLLYSQLNKGYEEYKILREKREAVANQQKAARKTKTDSTSVIKDSVNE, encoded by the coding sequence GTGAATACAAAATCATATTTTTTTCAGTCTTTTGCCATTGTTGCCTTAGCATTAGTTGCTTTTATTGGATTCAAGCAAATTTTGCCCGATAAGATTTTTTCTGAAAGCAAAATGAATTCAAAAAACGTATTGATCGACAGCTTGCTTTTAGAGGCTGTTGCAAAAGATTCATTAGGTACAAATGATAGTCTTGATGCAATCGAAGATGCGGAAGCAAAAGAAGAAATTGTTTATGAAAATGTCGAAGGAATTGAATTTCCTTCTGAAACTTTTGACAATTACAAAGGATATCAATATTTGATTTCGTTTTATGAAAAATTATATCAATTAGAAAAACATCCAGAATCGAATGTCAGAATTGCGTATTACGGTGATTCAATGACCGATGGCGATTTGATTGTTCAGGATGTAAGAACAAATTATCAAGAACGTTTTGGCGGAAACGGTGTTGGTTTTGTTCCAATTACTTCAGAATCGGCGGCGTCGCGCGGATCAGTAAAATCTACTTATTCTAAAAACTGGAAAACACAATCGTATTTGAATGTTAAAAAACCTTCAAGCCCTTTTGGCGTAAACGGTCACGTATTTTTTGCCAATGATATAGCAAATCCAACTTGGGTTCAGTATGAAGCTGGAACCAATAAATTTTCGACTACACTAGATAATCCAACTTTGTTCTATGGAAGAGCATCTAAAAAAGGAAAAGTCAATTTTATTATCGGCAAAGATACTTTGAAGAAAAATCTAGTTCCGAATAATTTAGTCAATACTTTAAAAGTAAGTTCAGGACATTTAAAAGCTTTCAAAGCAAATTTCGTAAACGCAGATTCGATTCCAATTTATGGATTCAATTTTGATAACGGAACAGGTGTTCACGTGGACAATTTCTCTCAAAGAGGAAATTCGGGATTGCCAATTTCGATGTTTAATGCCAATGTAATGCAGCGTTTTAATAATAATCTGAAATACGATTTGATTATTTTGCATTATGGAACAAACGTATTGAATTATGGAACCAAAAATTACAATTGGTACGAAAGAGGAATGACAAAAACCGTAAACAAAATAAAAGAATCGTTTCCTGGAGTTTCAATCTTAATTGTTTCGACTGCAGATAAATCGACGAAATATGATTTGGAAATGAAGACCGACTCTGCGGTTGTGCCTTTGATGAAATCACAAAAAAGATATGCTCTTGAAACCGAATCTGGTTTTGTGAATTTATATACGTTAATGGGCGGTGACGGATCGATGGTAAAATGGGTAGATGAAACGCCAGCCAGAGCCAATAAAGATTACACGCACTTTAACCAACGTGGTGCAAAAGCAATCGGGAATTTATTGTACAGTCAATTAAATAAAGGCTACGAAGAATATAAAATATTGCGTGAAAAACGTGAAGCTGTTGCGAATCAGCAAAAAGCAGCTCGAAAAACCAAAACAGATTCAACTTCTGTTATAAAGGATAGCGTAAATGAATAA
- a CDS encoding HmuY family protein gives MKKNFALILSFVLLAFTACNSDDDQHSDVAVAFAEASYNLTSDATPVQIKFSKAAPVAGTVTLDVTETAVTYTTDYTTTPAAASKKIVVPFAQGATSVEFTFNKIKNATGTEVKNVVFTISGTSLGAQISGNKTIQLNFNETASLGTALAPEVGGPLEPNQVYVDLSSGKLTSVARNSWDLGFYSGADFRVVLNSSVKMSVKQLTTTNIDEVQVADKTMIISTGAGFSNQVDDSAGDIAKTAIVAISATDSENKVYLLYLGNKPATTAPVLGKEGAVGGDTRGWKKIRVLRSGSDYKVQYADIASTTHDEIVISKNSAYNFTFLSLIDKKVVNVEPQKNQWDLNFTTFVNVIPYGATTVPYFYPDYVTNNLNGNAKAYQVLTSAFTYEAFTLANVDNTKFTADQRNIGSNWRSTSVVGPNGDPVTQFVLRTDRFFVIKDPAGNVYKLKFTGGAKADLERGHPTFQYALLK, from the coding sequence ATGAAAAAGAACTTCGCTTTAATTCTTTCTTTCGTTTTGCTGGCTTTTACAGCTTGTAATAGTGATGACGACCAGCACTCAGATGTTGCTGTTGCATTTGCTGAAGCATCGTACAATTTGACAAGTGACGCTACACCAGTTCAAATAAAATTCTCTAAGGCTGCTCCTGTTGCTGGAACAGTTACGCTTGACGTTACAGAAACTGCAGTAACTTATACTACAGATTATACTACAACTCCTGCTGCAGCTTCAAAAAAAATAGTTGTGCCGTTTGCGCAAGGAGCAACTTCAGTTGAGTTTACGTTTAATAAAATTAAAAATGCAACTGGAACTGAGGTTAAAAATGTGGTTTTTACTATTTCAGGAACTTCTTTGGGAGCTCAAATTTCAGGAAACAAAACGATTCAGTTAAATTTTAATGAAACAGCATCTTTGGGAACTGCTTTAGCGCCAGAAGTTGGTGGTCCGTTAGAGCCAAACCAAGTTTACGTTGATTTAAGCAGTGGAAAATTAACTAGTGTTGCTAGAAATTCTTGGGATTTAGGATTTTATTCTGGTGCTGATTTTAGAGTAGTTTTAAACAGCTCTGTAAAAATGTCTGTAAAACAATTAACAACTACTAATATTGATGAAGTTCAGGTTGCTGATAAAACCATGATTATTTCTACAGGAGCAGGATTTTCTAATCAAGTTGATGATTCAGCAGGAGATATTGCAAAAACTGCTATTGTGGCTATTTCTGCTACAGATTCTGAAAACAAAGTTTATTTGCTTTACTTAGGTAATAAGCCAGCAACTACTGCGCCAGTTTTAGGGAAAGAAGGAGCCGTTGGAGGAGATACAAGAGGATGGAAAAAAATTAGAGTTTTAAGAAGTGGAAGCGATTACAAAGTTCAATATGCTGATATTGCATCAACTACTCACGATGAAATTGTAATTTCTAAAAACAGTGCTTATAATTTTACATTCTTAAGCTTAATCGATAAAAAAGTCGTAAATGTTGAGCCACAAAAAAATCAATGGGATCTTAACTTTACAACTTTCGTAAACGTTATTCCTTATGGAGCAACCACGGTGCCATATTTCTACCCAGATTATGTTACTAATAACTTGAATGGTAATGCAAAAGCATATCAGGTTCTAACTTCTGCATTTACTTATGAGGCATTTACATTAGCAAATGTTGATAATACTAAATTTACAGCAGATCAAAGAAACATTGGTTCAAACTGGAGAAGTACTAGTGTTGTTGGTCCTAATGGAGACCCAGTTACTCAATTTGTTTTAAGAACAGATCGTTTCTTTGTAATTAAAGATCCTGCTGGAAATGTTTACAAATTAAAATTTACAGGTGGCGCAAAAGCTGATTTAGAAAGAGGCCACCCAACATTTCAATATGCTCTTTTAAAATAA